One window of Gavia stellata isolate bGavSte3 chromosome Z, bGavSte3.hap2, whole genome shotgun sequence genomic DNA carries:
- the PMAIP1 gene encoding phorbol-12-myristate-13-acetate-induced protein 1, with protein sequence MMPGRTLRKAAPPDPPAERAAVAECALQLRRIGDKWDLRQKILNLLAKLFCPET encoded by the exons ATGATGCCCGGCAGGACCCTGCGCAAGGCCGCGCCACCCGATCCTCCCGCAG AGCGGGCGGCGGTGGCGGAGTGCGCCCTGCAGCTGCGCAGGATAGGCGACAAGTGGGACCTGCGGCAGAAGATCCTGAACCTCCTGGCAAAGCTCTTCTGCCCGGAGACGTGA